In Meleagris gallopavo isolate NT-WF06-2002-E0010 breed Aviagen turkey brand Nicholas breeding stock chromosome 30, Turkey_5.1, whole genome shotgun sequence, the genomic stretch CTCTCATGCAGCCTCAGCCTGCAACCTCCCCAGTGCCTTTGTGCCCCCCAGAGACTTTTGGTCATTGGGGGAGGGTGTTCCCAAAGCAATTCCCAATCCCCCTCCCCcctttccccccaaaaaagctCACAATGGGGCACAAATCTCCAAATTATGGCATCCCCATGGAGTTTTGTGACCAGAGGATTTAGCAGGGGAGATCACCCACGGATACGGTTCAACCCCTATCAGCCACCTGAGAATCTCCCCCCAccactccagcactgcccatcgCCTCCAGTTGCCACGCAGCCACTCTCccagtgggatttggggttcAGGGACCCTCAGAAGCTCCATGCCATTGATCCCAGTGACTGTAACCCAGCTGGGGGGCTCCGGTGTCACCATCCCCCGGCGCTCAGCGGTGACAGTGAGCGGGTGCCCAGCACAGTCGGGGTAACCCGAGCCTCCGGCTGCATAAATGCCTCCGATTGTGAGGGTGAAGAAAAGGCAATGGCTGAGAGGGGCCGGGGAGGAGGGGGCTGGCGGCGAGCGGGGGGCACGGTGGAGAACAGGGCCCCATTGATGGAGGTGGAGGAGAAGGGGGAGAGGAGCGGGGACGGCCGTAGGGAGCTgcggggaaactgaggcagtgAGAGGGGGTGCCCCCTACATCGGGCTGGGGTTGGGGTCCCTGGTAGAAGCTTTGGGATGGAGTTGGGAGATGGGGACTGGGGATGGCTGTGACCTGGAGGCACTGAATAATCGTGGGCGAGttgtccctgtgctgtgcctcagtttccccatttGATAGCAAGCTCAGTGCCAGGCACCACCCATCCACATCCACAGCCTCAGGGGGGCTGATGCTCACCCCATCCTTCTCCACCCCTCCAGCATCACCCCAGGcatggggggtgggggaggaaggggagggcTAGCTCTGTAGCTTTGCCCCACCCGGGAGGCAACTGCATGCCCCCGCAGCCATCCTTTTAGGGACAACGCTGACTCCATCCTTTCAACCCCTTGGTTTGGGATGCGTGTGTGTGGAGGGGTGAGTGCTTCCCTCCCAGGGATGTGAACCCCTCACCACAGCACCAGGACACCCCACGACCCCCGCTCTGCCCACCTCAGCTCCGCTGCCACCGCTGTCCCCACCGCTGCGAAAGGGTCCCCCTGGAAGCTCCGGCAGCATTGGGTGCATGTCTGGAGCCCGAGAGCCGCTCAGCTGTCACTCTGTCCTTCCCCCCtacccctccctccaccccatCCCCATGGGACCCCCATGGGACGGGGCCCGAGCCCCCCACGCCAGGTGGGAAGGTAGAGCTGATGTCACCGTAACCGGAGCCGGCACCGCCGCAGCTGTCACCAACTGGAACCGCTTTGACTCTGGGTTNNNNNNNNNNNNNNNNNNNNNNNNNNNNNNNNNNNNNNNNNNNNNNNNNNNNNNNNNNNNNNNNNNNNNNNNNNNNNNNNNNNNNNNNNNNNNNNNNNNNCATCGCGGTGCCCCCGCCGCCCCCATCCTCGGACCTCCGGACCCCCCGTCGGTAATTTCCCTTCCTCCCACTCTCCTGCTGTTGCAAAACCCCAGCGCCGTACTCACTGCGGGGAGGGGGGTGGGTGGGATATCGCCACCTCCGGTCACGATCGAGATTCCCGGTCGCGATCGTAACCCCCTTCCTCGTCCCCGCCCAGCGTCGCGTTCATAGCGAGGCGGGAGCCAATCAGCGAAGGGGTGGGGCGCTCCACGGCCAATCGGGAGGGAGGGGCGGGACTTTGGAAGGGTGGGGGGGATGCGGCCACGAGGGGACTCCCGGCCGTTGTCCCCCTACCCAGTAACCCCGTGCCAGGTGTCCCCTTCCAGGTGTCCCCGAGCAGGATGTCCCACAACAGGTGGCCCTGTGCCGCGCTGCTGTCCCCTCGCCGGCACTCCCCATTTGTCCCCATATTGAGTGTCCCTTTGCTGTGTGTGTCCACGTGTCGATTGTCCCCATAGCGAGTCACACTGTACCGAGTGTCCCCTTCCCGTGCGTCCCCGTGAAAAGCATCTCCATACCATGATTGCCCACGCTGGGTGTCCCCATGCAGAGTCTTTATGTCACACATCCCTGTGACAGCGCCCTGTGACCCCTCTGTCTGTCCCCAGGGCTCAGTGTCACCTAGGGGAGATGGTGGGGAACTTGGGACACTGAGTTGTCCAGGGGGGTCACCCCAGGGGATcaggctgggagcaggcaggggcATGGGACGTGGAGGGGGTGGGATGGACTTGGCCACAGGGCATGGCAGCCATCACTGCCTTTCATTCATGAACTTCACAGGACAAtgcagatggcagcacagcagaacGAGGAGAATCCATTTAATGGGGTCTGGTAAGGATGGGGACACAGAGATGGGACGTGGGATGGTGTGAACCAGGTGGGGTGAGGCTGGGAGCCTTTGGGGTGGAGTGGGTAGGATGGGGATGGCAGCCACTGGGATGGCGATGGGAATCACTGGGATGGGAACAGCCCTGTTCTCattgcctcagtttccctggGAGGGTTGGAGGGAGGGGACACGGTGCTGAACCCCTTCCTTAGTGATCCAGGGGACTCTGTTTGTCCCCTCCATGGTCACAGCCAGCCTGGCTCACAGCAGCCACCTCCTCCCCTCggtgctgtgcagggctggcacAGCGTGTGTCACGGGCAGCAATGAGCTGCGGGGCTGCatcctgcagcagtgccagcagtgagCACTCACAGGCCCAGGGATTCCCTGAGATGTCAAGGGACAGCGGGGGGCCAGGGGAACGTGGgggcagctgcagagcctgcAGATGGTTGTGTGCCAGGTCGAGGACACGGAGATGGAGCAGTGGGGAGAAAATGCCATCGGGCAGCACCTGCAGGGTgttgctctgcaggaagagcaggCGCAGAGCAGGGGTGGGCATGAAGAGGGTTGGTGGCAGTGCACGGAGCTGGTTGCCTTCCAGGTCGAGCCGCTCGAGCTTCTGCAACCCCATGAATGTATCAGCATGGAGGTGATGCAGGCGATTGTGTGCCAGGTCCAGGCTGCGCAGGGAGCGCAGCGGACGGAGGGCAGCGGGGGGCACCTCCAGCAGAGCGTTGCCTGCCAGGTTGAGCCAATGCAGCTGGGTCAGGTGCATGAACCAGGCtggctgcagtgcctgcaggaggTTCCCTTGCAGCACCAGGTGCCGCAGGTGGATGGAATGATGAAAAATGCCAGCAGGGAGGTCGGGCAGGAGGTTGTCGGTCAGGTCAAGGATGCGTAGAGTGGGTACGGGTTGCAGCAGGGCCTCTGGAAGCACGGCCAGGTGGTTGGAGGAGaggtgcagctcctgcagatGGGGCAGCCCGGCCAGTGCACTGGGGGATATGGTGGTCACAGCAGTGAACTCCACTGAGATGGCCACAGTGGTGGGGGGAAGCCCGGAGGGGAAGGTGTTGAGAGCGGGATCCGTGCAGATGAAGTGCGTGGCGTTGGGCTGTGGGTGGCATGATGCAGCATGGCTGTATggcagcagcagtagcagcagcagtggaAGTGGTGGTGGCAGGATGTGACCCAGCAGTGCCATAGTGCTGGTGCTGTGGGCAGGCAGCTTAATGTCACCCCAGGGGTTGTGCCCTGCGCTGCTCCCACCACCACCCCTGAGTGCCCTTGGGAGGGGAATGAGCTGCAGCCCCCATATCTCCCTCCTCATTCTGGCCCAGGGACCCCCGGCCCCCTCCTCATCCTGGCCCAGGGACCCCCAGCCCCCTCCtcacctcctccagcagccaACTCAGCTCCCTGGGGACGGTCCTTCCTCCTCCGTCACCACGCTGCTGGTTTGGCCTCACGTCCGCTCGATTGGGAAACATTGCCTTTGCAATCACTGCAGCTCAAGGAAGTGCCAGCACCCACGGCAGAGGCTGGGCACTCCTCATCCCCATGGCCCCACACTGAGGCTCTGGGTGCGAGGGTGGCACAGCATTGAGCTTCCCTTCCACGAAGCTGCAGGGGTGCAGTGGGTGCCCAAATGAAGGTGTGAGTGCACAGATTTATGCACGCAGTGGGGCTTTGCATGATGGCACAGCACAAAGCCCCACACGCTCCCTtgccccacagcctcctccagCCTGCTGTCCCCCCACCTGTGCCCCACAGGCTCTGCTGAAGCAGGGACCGCTTTGCCTTTCCTCGTGGCACAGCATCAGAGGCAGTGGTGGGGAGGAATCACCTCTTGTAAACAGAAGTTTATTGCGGGGCTCCGGGGTTATACAGAGACGTTACCGCTGTCGCATGCATGAACGGCCCCGGGGCGATGGGGTGCCCGCGGTGCCCCGGCACCCTATTTACAGCATGGGACCAATTGCCCTCCACCCTGCAGTCAGGGCGCAGAGCACCTGCAGCGCCCGCATCCCTGCACCCAGCCCTGCGGTCCTGCAGAGCCCTACTGCCCCTCGTGCCACCTGCAACTGGCTGGCACCGAAAGGACACCCTTTGCCAGCAGAGAGTGAGTCAGGTGGGATCCCCCAGTCCCCTACATCCCAGTGCCCAGCTGTGCTTTCAAGGAGAGGGGAGTGGAATGCTGGGATCTCAGTGGGAGCGGAGGTGTTAGGGGACAGATGACAGCTCTCCGCTGGCACCAGGTCAGGGTAGTGGAGGTTTTGCCCAGTCCTTGGCAGATGATGCACCCTGATGGCATCCTCTGCTGGGTGCTGTCCTGGCTTGGTTTTTCCCGGGTGCTGGCAGCACCCACACACCTAAAGGTGCCGAGGCACAGCTGATGGGACTGAGGGGCTCTGGGCAGAGGGCACTGCTTTGCTCTGCGCCAGCTGTGCCCATGTCTGTGTGTCCATCCTGCTGCCTCCCAGGGAGTCCCGCCCAGGGCGCAGCAGTACCTGGGACCAGCCTGGGGAAGGGACCGGACAGACAGACACTCAGAGCCTGTGCAAAGCAGCCGGAGCATGGGGCACTGCCCCGTGCCAGCCGGGGACAGCAGGGACCTGTGCAGCTCCGGGGGCAGGAGGGAAAAACCTCAAATCCTTCCCACGGGAATCCAGGGGCTGCCAATCCCCCATGCAGCATCtcagccccatccccacagAGCTGGGGCACCGTGCCGTGGCACGGCGGAGGAAAACGTCCATGGTGGCAGCGCCTGTGTGCGGGTGCCAAGCCTGGCAGTGAGCTTCTATTTGCCCGAGGGAGTCCGCTCCATGCCATAGCGCAGGAGGTGGTGCAGGTCCGTGAGTGCCCGGGGGGGCCCCGCACCGGGTGCCCGTGGTGCCGTGCCGTGCTGCCCATAGCCACCTGCCGGCGCTTCGCCGCTGTTAAATGTGTGGTTCCTCTTGAGGTGGGCACCGGGGCGTTGGGTGCCGTTGTTGGCATTGAAGTTCAGCTGCTCAGGGTGCCACGGCGGCCCCTCCACGAAGTCCCCCCCTTCCCCACCAGGCGCCGAAACCACGCGCCGACGGTCAGGGCTGGGGCGCGGGGTGCCCCCAAAGTCGCCATAGGAGCTGCGGGGAGGACGGCGGACACCGGCAGAGGGGTGCTGTCGGGTGCGGGGACCCTCGTGGTGATCCCGTCCCCCGTGCCCATCACCCGAGGAGTCGCTGAGTTCAGCCTCCAGCTCCTGATCCACCAGGATGGCGTGGCAGGAGAGAGGCATGCCGCGGGCAGAGCGGCCGGCGCCGGCGTGCAGCCGCGTGCCGCTGGCACCAGGGTCCCGCAGCGCGGCATTGATGATGTTGTGGTTCTGCTCCCAGGTGCAGTTCTGGAGGGCACCGGGGCAACGTTTCTGCTGCAGCGGGGTTTGCTCCGGTGTAGGCAGGACGCCTGAGTCCAGGTCGTGTTGGTTCGCCTtgcccagctccttgggccAGCCATTGGGCATCAGCGGGGCCAGCAGCGCACCGGGCTGCCCGCCACGCGCTCGCCGCTCTCCCAACCGGCTGACGCTCACCACTGACTCGCTGTGTGCCAGGATGGTCTCCTTGTCCTTGCGCCTCGCCAGCTCCTTGCGATCCCGGTGGCCGATGAACCAACACACGCTGAAGCCGGAGATAACGGCGCCGATGACGAAGGCAGCCACAGAGGAGATGACCAGCAGGTTCACCGATACCAGCCCATCCGGCTCGTCCACGAAGCTCTCTGTCACCAGCCCTGGGTGAGGGTAGGGGGGCTCAGGGGCCAGCTGGGATGTGCCACACGTTCCCCGTGTGCCATCCCTGTCCCACACTCACCCTCGCACTCGCCCAGGTGCGATGTGCTGCCACCAGAGATGTCCTGCTCGAAAGCTGTCCTGTGGGGGAATGCAAAAAAGAGGGGGTCAGTCAGCCTCCGACAGCCTCCCAACCTGCTGCAGCTGGTGATGAGTTTGTTGGGTCTCAGTGCTGAGGAGCTGATGTGGCTCAAAGTTCAAAGGTCTGGGGGAGACCCCAGGACTCTGATGTCGCCCCCAAAGAATCCACCCAGCCCAGCCAACATTACCTGGGGCTGGGCTCCAGGAATACGCAGGAACCCTCAGGTGTCCAGCCACAGTACGGGTCTCGGCTCCCAAGGCAGCTCCTGGCAGGGAGCAAAGAGGTCAGGAAACCCCCAGCCCTCAAAAGGGACCCTGGCCCAGCACCGTGTCTCAGTTTTCCCCATCGGTGCTCCTGGCTATGCCAAAACATTCATAGCTCAACTCCAGTGTAGAGCAAATTCATGGTAAACCCTCTCTCCTTTCACAATCCCTCCCGCAAGCCCTGCCCTCTCAGCACTCACTTCATGCAGCCCGAGTGCTGCTGGCAGCGAGCCACGGGCACCCTGGCCACACAGGGGGGGAAGGCCAGCAGCAGGGACCCAGCTGCTTTGTCCAGCTCCAGGCCCAGGAGTCTCCGCTCATCCTCTGTGTCCCGGCCACatctggggatggggcagagcTCAGTGTGGCCCCAGCTCCTGTCCccacctgccctgctgcaggctggtcCAGAGAAGGGGGCTCACCCGTTGCCCCTGTCTCATTCACACATCCAACCCACTGATCCCACCACTCATCTAATCTTGCATCTTTCtgatcttttccttccttccatccatccgtccgtccgtccatccatccacccatccatccatccatccatccaccgtccatccatccatccatccatccatccatccatccatccatccatccacccatccatccaccacccacccacccatccATTCATCTACCTACCCTTCCATCCATCCAACCACATATCCATCCACCCATCTACCAGTCCATcaatccatccatccatccattcatccatcAATCCATCTATTCATCAGTCCATCCATCCAACCAACCAGCCACCCACCCATCCCCTACTCACCCACCCAACCACCCACCCGCTCATCCCTCTCTCCCCACCCCAGCCCACCTCCCAGGCTGGTAGGTCTCAAACTCCTCCAGGAAGACGCTCTGGCTGCCGGGGGGTGCAGGTGCGGGGCTGCTGGTGGCATTGGGATGGATGAGGAACTTGAGGATGGTGCCTTTGCTGGAGCCCAGGAAGACCACGGTGTGGTTGCCCCATGGTCCTGCCGCGTTGTCCACCACAATCTTGCGGAGCTGGTACCTGCAAAGGATGAGCAGAGCAGGGTGTTGGGGCCAGCAGTGTTCTCAGGAGGAGAAACAGAGGCAGGCTGGGAGCTGAACCCCAGGACGTGGACGAGCACAGAATGCAGGGGAAAGCAGAGATCCTACATGGAAACTAGTCCAGACCCAGGCACACTGGGCATGAATCCTAATCATGATGCAGCCAAACTCATTCCAGAGCCCGTTTCAGATCCTGCCTGAATTCCCTTCTGTTTGCAGCTAGTAGTCCCCAGCCCTGACCCACCTTGGGATCCAGCCCTGGTCCCCTTGACCCATTGCAGAACCCCAGCTGATCCCCAGCCCTTGCTCCATACGCTTGTCCCCATCCCTATGTCCCTATCCCCATCCTCACAGCCTCGTCTGCAGCCCTGCATGCTGTCCTGCTGGCTGGAGGCTGTGGTCCGAGAGCACAGCTTGATTAATTCCCCATTAAACAGCAATTAAGACAGATTTAATTAGAATGAGACAATCTCAGCTGCAAAGTTTATGACATTTATCAGGTCTCACGGCACTCTCCCATGCAGGGGCAGCGCTGGAGGCAGCAACGTGCTGAGGCACAGCAGTGCAAGCCACGCACATGGATGGGCACAGCTGTGAGCGGGTTGTGCATGCACATACACACGTGCATCCCAAAAGCAGCCAATCTCCTGCACTGCTTTGTTCTTGGGGCCCCTCTGCAGCCTCTCCAGGCTCCATCCTACCCCCACACTCACCGACTCATCGTGCGGACAATCCAGGGAGCGTTGCCCAGGGACGGCACAGCTTCATCCATCAGAGGATGCGTCTTCACAAAGGTGAGGATCTCATCGGGGAAGGTGCTGGAGGAGTTGTAGCGCATCCCCGGGGCGGCACAGCACCCGGGTCTGACACCACAGCATGGcaaagctcagcactgccacGGCGTGGCTGAGCCCCGTCCCATTTCTGTCCCAGTCCTGTCTCCAGCTCTGCTGATATTGGCTCTGCTGTCACCATTCCAATCTTTATCCCCATGCCACTTCCTGACATCCCCATTCCCACTGGAGGACATCcaaaggtccctcccaactcctCCAATTCTGGCATTCTGATCCCTACCACCAGCTTTGGTCACTTCCATCTCTACTCCCCTGCCCCACCTCCATCCCCAACCCCCTTCCTGCCACCACCCACCCGGCTGTCTCCTGCCACCATCCCTACTGGGATGTTAGGATGATCCCTATGGGTCATTCTCTCACCGGGGCTTTGGCACCATGTCCTCAGGTACAGCTGTCCAGATGGACTCCGGTGATTTCTGCTCTCGGAAACGCCCCTCGAAGACAGCAGCCACTTGAGTCATGTCAAAGGCACACACAGCCGAGCCGGGGATGCTGGGGAGATGCAGTGTGGGG encodes the following:
- the SEMA6B gene encoding semaphorin-6B codes for the protein MRTGGTRGHKSEGGSGLERSVAMDAEADDPFLLAQAECRNFIKVMLVRNQNLLFVCGTNAFNPICANYSMDTLEPVGDNISGMARCPYDPKHANVALFTGGMLFTATVTDFLAIDAVIYRSLGDSPTLRTVKHDSKWFKEPYFVHAVEWRSHVYFFFREIAMEFNYLEKVVVSRVARVCKNDMGGSQRVLEKQWTSFLKARLNCSVPGDSHFYFNVIHAVTDILELNGRPVVLAVFSTPTNSIPGSAVCAFDMTQVAAVFEGRFREQKSPESIWTAVPEDMVPKPRPGCCAAPGMRYNSSSTFPDEILTFVKTHPLMDEAVPSLGNAPWIVRTMSRYQLRKIVVDNAAGPWGNHTVVFLGSSKGTILKFLIHPNATSSPAPAPPGSQSVFLEEFETYQPGRCGRDTEDERRLLGLELDKAAGSLLLAFPPCVARVPVARCQQHSGCMKSCLGSRDPYCGWTPEGSCVFLEPSPRTAFEQDISGGSTSHLGECEGLVTESFVDEPDGLVSVNLLVISSVAAFVIGAVISGFSVCWFIGHRDRKELARRKDKETILAHSESVVSVSRLGERRARGGQPGALLAPLMPNGWPKELGKANQHDLDSGVLPTPEQTPLQQKRCPGALQNCTWEQNHNIINAALRDPGASGTRLHAGAGRSARGMPLSCHAILVDQELEAELSDSSGDGHGGRDHHEGPRTRQHPSAGVRRPPRSSYGDFGGTPRPSPDRRRVVSAPGGEGGDFVEGPPWHPEQLNFNANNGTQRPGAHLKRNHTFNSGEAPAGGYGQHGTAPRAPGAGPPRALTDLHHLLRYGMERTPSGK
- the LRG1 gene encoding leucine-rich alpha-2-glycoprotein; translation: MALLGHILPPPLPLLLLLLLPYSHAASCHPQPNATHFICTDPALNTFPSGLPPTTVAISVEFTAVTTISPSALAGLPHLQELHLSSNHLAVLPEALLQPVPTLRILDLTDNLLPDLPAGIFHHSIHLRHLVLQGNLLQALQPAWFMHLTQLHWLNLAGNALLEVPPAALRPLRSLRSLDLAHNRLHHLHADTFMGLQKLERLDLEGNQLRALPPTLFMPTPALRLLFLQSNTLQVLPDGIFSPLLHLRVLDLAHNHLQALQLPPRSPGPPLSLDISGNPWACECSLLALLQDAAPQLIAARDTRCASPAQHRGEEVAAVSQAGCDHGGDKQSPLDH